In Nitrospiria bacterium, the following proteins share a genomic window:
- the ahcY gene encoding adenosylhomocysteinase, producing the protein MDYDIKDIRLAQKGLLRMEWAQQEMPVMDLVNRRFKKELPLRGTRVSACLHVTTETANLMTTLKSGGADVVLCASNPLSTQDDVAAALVEHHQIPVFAIKGEDNDTYYRHIQAALNHRPMITMDDGADLVSTLHSKRKDLLKDIIGGTEETTTGVIRLRSMAARGVLKFPIVSVNDANTKHLFDNRYGTGQSTVDGILRATNRMVAGTVFVVSGYGWCGRGLAMRAKGMGADVVVTEIDPLKAIEAVMDGFRVMPMAGAAQIGDFFVTVTGDIKVIRREHFAVMKDGAVVCNSGHFNVEIDIPALEKMSQRKRAIREFVDEYTLSNGRRVNLLGEGRLINLAAAEGHPASVMDMSFANQALSAEYMVKNSKKLERKVYPVPAAIDQEIARLKLKGMGIQIDRLTKEQEKYLASWEMGT; encoded by the coding sequence ATGGATTACGATATCAAGGACATTCGTCTCGCGCAAAAGGGCCTGCTCCGGATGGAATGGGCGCAGCAGGAAATGCCCGTCATGGATCTGGTCAACAGGCGTTTCAAAAAAGAGCTGCCGTTGCGAGGGACCCGAGTCTCGGCCTGTCTTCACGTCACCACCGAAACAGCCAACCTGATGACCACCCTGAAGTCCGGCGGAGCCGACGTGGTGCTCTGCGCCTCCAACCCGCTCAGCACGCAGGACGACGTCGCGGCCGCGTTGGTCGAGCACCATCAAATCCCGGTCTTTGCCATCAAGGGGGAGGACAACGACACCTACTACCGCCATATCCAGGCGGCCCTGAATCACCGGCCCATGATCACGATGGACGACGGCGCCGACCTCGTCTCGACGCTTCATTCCAAACGGAAAGACCTCCTGAAGGACATCATCGGCGGGACCGAAGAGACCACGACCGGCGTGATCCGCCTGAGAAGTATGGCCGCGCGGGGCGTTCTGAAGTTCCCAATCGTCTCGGTCAACGACGCCAACACAAAGCACCTTTTCGATAACCGCTACGGCACCGGCCAGAGCACCGTCGACGGAATCCTGCGCGCCACCAATCGTATGGTGGCCGGGACGGTCTTCGTGGTCAGCGGTTACGGCTGGTGCGGGCGCGGCCTGGCGATGCGGGCCAAGGGGATGGGCGCCGACGTCGTCGTCACGGAAATCGATCCTCTCAAGGCGATCGAGGCCGTCATGGACGGTTTTCGCGTCATGCCCATGGCCGGGGCGGCCCAGATCGGCGACTTTTTCGTCACCGTCACCGGCGACATCAAGGTCATTCGCCGCGAGCACTTTGCGGTCATGAAGGACGGCGCGGTCGTCTGCAACTCGGGCCACTTCAATGTCGAGATCGACATCCCCGCACTGGAGAAAATGAGCCAGCGAAAGCGCGCGATCCGTGAATTCGTGGATGAGTACACGCTGTCCAACGGACGGCGCGTCAACCTGCTCGGGGAAGGCCGCCTCATCAACCTGGCGGCCGCGGAAGGCCACCCGGCCAGCGTCATGGACATGAGCTTCGCCAATCAGGCCCTCTCGGCCGAGTACATGGTGAAGAATTCCAAGAAACTGGAGCGGAAGGTTTATCCTGTACCCGCCGCGATCGACCAGGAAATCGCACGGCTGAAACTCAAAGGTATGGGGATCCAGATCGATCGGCTCACCAAGGAACAGGAGAAATACCTGGCCTCCTGGGAGATGGGTACATAG
- a CDS encoding helix-hairpin-helix domain-containing protein, whose amino-acid sequence MTNQQIADAFRSIADRLQLEGANPYRIRAYRNAATNLERSKDSAADLAHRGQLKKIPGIGRDLERKILEGLKTGTIREPDFDNPVPDRIPFHVPGLDPKWAMLLHKRFQIENLQDLEQLARSRLLRTLPELGTELEHRILDGLESLKKNERPLPSP is encoded by the coding sequence ATGACGAACCAACAGATCGCGGACGCATTTCGGAGCATCGCAGACCGCTTGCAACTGGAAGGCGCCAACCCTTACCGGATCCGGGCCTATCGGAACGCGGCAACGAATCTTGAACGATCGAAGGATTCGGCGGCCGATCTGGCCCATCGCGGCCAGTTAAAAAAGATTCCCGGGATCGGCCGGGATCTGGAACGGAAAATTTTGGAGGGCCTGAAAACCGGAACGATCCGCGAACCGGATTTCGACAATCCGGTCCCAGACCGCATTCCCTTCCATGTTCCCGGGCTCGATCCCAAATGGGCGATGTTGCTCCACAAGCGATTTCAGATCGAAAACCTCCAGGACCTTGAACAACTGGCCCGATCCCGCCTTCTTCGAACGCTTCCGGAACTGGGCACCGAGCTGGAACACCGGATCCTGGACGGTTTGGAGAGCTTGAAGAAAAATGAGCGTCCGTTGCCATCTCCCTGA
- a CDS encoding DUF2914 domain-containing protein gives MASTRLKKEKLLSHGLLALGILTAILATRLAYSEEKSPPALTIEEAVIAPGVENLTPVKPALSFDSTVGKLYCFTRIKSDRPPAFIKHLWFQGDKMVMEVTLPVKSTSWRTYSTKTILPSASGDWKVDVTSEDGTVLKTLNFRIR, from the coding sequence ATGGCTTCGACTCGTCTTAAAAAGGAAAAACTGCTTTCCCACGGTTTGCTGGCGCTGGGAATCCTGACCGCGATCCTGGCGACCCGCCTCGCCTATTCCGAGGAAAAGAGCCCGCCGGCCCTCACCATCGAAGAAGCCGTGATCGCACCCGGGGTGGAAAACCTGACGCCGGTCAAGCCGGCCCTGTCGTTTGATTCGACCGTGGGAAAACTCTATTGCTTCACCCGGATCAAGAGCGATCGGCCCCCCGCCTTTATCAAACACCTCTGGTTCCAAGGGGACAAGATGGTGATGGAAGTGACCCTTCCCGTCAAATCGACGAGCTGGCGGACCTACAGCACGAAAACGATTTTACCCTCCGCCTCCGGAGATTGGAAAGTGGACGTAACCTCCGAGGATGGGACCGTCTTGAAAACCCTGAACTTCAGGATCCGGTAA
- a CDS encoding ATP-binding cassette domain-containing protein → MINVQNLTKRYGDLTAIEDVTFNVQKGEILAFLGPNGAGKTTTMRILTCFLPATSGTASVAGYDIFEQPQEVKKHIGYLPESPPLYTEMTVTEYLRFVSKIKGIERRDRAQALTRVLERCALTDVRHRLIGNLSRGYRQRVGLAQALIHNPEVLILDEPTTGLDPKQIIEMREVIKELAGQHTVILSTHILPEATAVCQRVVIIHKGRIVAVDTPDTLSAQLRQSEKIRLTLRTPSPETAEALKTVPGVVSIFQEPSTDGQVFMVECELGRDIRTELAAQAVRRGWGLLELTAVKLSLEDVFLQLTQEESNPEEPKEAVLKGDAA, encoded by the coding sequence ATGATCAACGTTCAAAATCTCACGAAGCGATACGGGGATCTCACCGCGATCGAGGACGTGACCTTCAACGTGCAGAAAGGCGAGATCCTCGCTTTCCTGGGACCCAACGGCGCGGGGAAGACCACCACCATGCGCATCCTGACCTGCTTCCTCCCGGCCACGAGCGGAACGGCCTCCGTCGCCGGCTACGATATTTTCGAGCAGCCTCAGGAGGTCAAGAAACACATCGGCTATCTCCCCGAGTCCCCGCCCCTTTACACCGAGATGACCGTAACGGAATATCTCCGCTTCGTATCCAAGATCAAGGGCATCGAACGGAGGGATCGAGCCCAGGCGCTGACGCGGGTGTTGGAGCGCTGCGCGCTGACCGATGTGCGTCACCGCCTGATCGGCAACCTTTCGCGGGGATACCGTCAACGCGTCGGGCTCGCCCAAGCCCTGATCCACAACCCCGAGGTCCTGATCCTGGACGAACCGACCACGGGCCTCGATCCGAAACAGATTATCGAGATGCGCGAGGTCATCAAGGAACTCGCCGGACAACACACGGTCATCCTCAGCACGCACATTCTTCCCGAAGCCACCGCCGTCTGCCAACGCGTGGTGATCATTCACAAGGGCCGGATCGTGGCCGTCGACACGCCCGACACGCTGTCCGCCCAGCTTCGTCAGTCGGAAAAGATCCGTTTGACGCTCCGGACGCCCTCGCCCGAAACCGCCGAGGCGTTAAAAACCGTCCCGGGCGTCGTCTCGATCTTTCAGGAACCGTCGACCGACGGACAGGTGTTCATGGTGGAATGCGAGCTCGGTCGCGACATCCGGACCGAGCTCGCCGCCCAGGCGGTCCGCCGCGGCTGGGGCCTGCTGGAATTGACCGCGGTCAAGCTGTCCCTCGAGGACGTCTTCCTCCAGCTGACCCAGGAAGAATCGAACCCGGAAGAACCGAAGGAAGCCGTCCTGAAGGGAGATGCGGCATGA